One region of Chryseobacterium sp. C-71 genomic DNA includes:
- a CDS encoding alpha-2-macroglobulin, translating into MLRFSKILFLILFLSNFSGVFAQKYYDTQWGKIQENSKKGTYKSNLPIVLEIQKQAMKENNALQLIRSLRAEFSLVNQTTDDEKNDSESKFFIKLQSVEKQLKGDDQLVYKVLLSGFLMDYYNNHSWEIDGRTNINSQDVAQIETWSKLDFKNYLNKNFKELDQQNQAMKKVALVKYKDVFSNSENISYFPSLLDWYSLKKVSFLSDNGLFTKNELAENRNSINTIFDELIVQNSGNSKLYFMHQKLSENCNFNSCKDKLEQLQSLMKSNVEGDYKVLVAEEIIDELVLKNKEKEAIQFANSIKSQYPKSPFIDNIKNKENQIVNPFLSIKYEEQTQPNLPIHLVAEFKNVTEFSVNIYEVKDNWLSFMQYSKNSYNNTFSKVKKILVRKEVFQLNDPKDYQFHKTSLEIKPLPSGIYVAEYQVPGVKSDENDGQNFYFLVSNHKIIYHNKSEKNLLLNELKLVSSENGKPVFNENLSFYEFLQNETLNKVEGKTDDKGIFKLPATENKEYYRTILVQQPKTNDFQILQMYGYNNREEYNPNKQTRTKAQIFTDRAIYRPGQTVYFKVINTKIDKEIEGVASGLKQKITLKDANNQEVSVQNFTTNEFGSYHGSFILPKGKLNGNFTLSTDGGTDGYKNFNVEEYKRPKFEVTFEPVKDEYKYGEIIEIKGKAMMFSGVALSNTNVNYEIRKQNIRWRYFPWYPNNYENENSILGEAKTNEKGEFTIKLDLKKDDKLEGIQIDNYQINASVTDINGETQTANTDLKVASVSHYIKTDNLNNIFAGENVKLKVETKNYNEQNLKKSYQVKLSKLEAPQRIFRDNFKDEVQNLPKLSKEEFISKFPHDLYDKNDQLENWKVSSVILNGEKRNTESLDLGKLDSGDYKLELYNIEGKDTIKSVQNFKVWDKKLLQNGQKTFLSVLGPKDDVLRGEKAKMYAYSSVPNAMVNVFVQNGLGKTISETHQFKNGVLEYELEVPRDKNINSLNIQFQLVAFNDVQTETVSLKIKNTEETLKIETITFRDKIEPNSKEKWSIKVLGNEKEKVNAEVLANMYDMSLDKFAVNTFGWEKLYMPYSIISSYDIREYLSQKNYQRRMQYFNGKYVDVPQFNWFDRFSFLNSLQGEAAGLSVNDSVAPAPAIAHENRVEEVVVLGYNKTQTRAKDATASETTVYSDVEERDKDGNLIKINGQSVRNRLDEVPVRQNLNETAFFYPDLKTDSEGNVNFEFTSPEALTKWKLMFLAHTKDARAATLEKEVVTQKEFSVTPNYPRFLREGDELNLQSKLSNLTSKKLNGSAQLQILDAFTNEDISEKFGLSSLTAVSGYNKEQSFSLDENGNSALTWKIKVPNNVSSIILKVVAKAGQYSDGEQKAIAILPNRMLVTDALPIFVKEGETKTFELENLKNATSTTISNVSNTLELTTNPIWEIMFALPSLKNDQNNSADVIFNKWFADVLASEIFKANPKIKTIFEQYQDAGILNSNLEKNQELKQLLLDETPWILESRNEVEQMTKFALLFDANTMKNSINQDWNDFKKLQNPDGGFSWYQGYPSSYGTSLYILKNLGKINVWLKDNVKDYQSSEQKELVAKLVQYVDNEINKYSDVKEKNIWTNWTLDYLDTRNYWEKQYPLKGNGATLKSLVKQKAKTAKITDFTFFGLHRAALLMNDYSLKDVSDKLLNYLKETSVDSKTQGVYWKQNLDDWGWFSSKVVNHAGALEAFNKLKPNDQKFIEDMKIWLITQKEVNSWGSSRGTSEVIFTILNAGKSWISAESDKATIVWGGKELKPETQATGYVKSTVKTDNLDKNLATVTVTKPGAGIVQGGLFWQYYENLDKIKSSENYISVTKELYKKIKTVNGEELQKISSETPLKVGDKVTVRMILNTDRAMEFIHIKDMRAAGFEPLDVLSGYQWKNNLGYYQSTKDASTNFYIQYMPKGKYVFEYDYVANAAGKFSNGITTIQNYYAPQMNAHTKGTNVEIVE; encoded by the coding sequence AATCAGACAACCGATGATGAAAAGAATGATTCTGAATCTAAATTTTTTATAAAACTTCAATCTGTAGAAAAACAATTGAAAGGTGATGATCAATTGGTTTATAAAGTTTTGCTTTCCGGTTTTTTGATGGATTATTATAACAATCATTCGTGGGAAATTGATGGAAGAACAAATATAAATTCTCAAGATGTTGCGCAAATTGAAACTTGGAGCAAACTTGATTTTAAAAATTATTTGAATAAAAATTTCAAAGAATTAGACCAGCAGAATCAGGCAATGAAGAAAGTTGCTTTGGTAAAATATAAAGACGTTTTTTCTAACTCAGAAAATATCAGTTATTTCCCAAGTTTGCTGGATTGGTATTCGCTGAAAAAAGTAAGTTTTCTGTCTGATAACGGTTTATTTACAAAAAACGAATTAGCGGAAAACAGAAATTCTATCAATACAATTTTTGATGAATTAATTGTTCAAAATAGCGGAAATTCAAAACTGTATTTTATGCATCAGAAATTATCTGAAAACTGTAATTTCAATTCATGCAAAGACAAATTGGAGCAACTTCAAAGTTTAATGAAATCAAATGTTGAAGGGGATTACAAGGTTTTGGTTGCAGAAGAAATAATAGATGAATTGGTTCTAAAAAATAAAGAAAAAGAAGCCATACAGTTTGCCAATTCTATAAAAAGTCAATATCCAAAATCTCCTTTTATTGATAATATTAAAAACAAGGAAAATCAGATTGTAAATCCTTTTTTAAGTATTAAATATGAAGAGCAGACTCAGCCAAATTTACCCATTCATTTGGTTGCAGAATTTAAAAATGTGACCGAATTTTCTGTGAATATTTATGAAGTGAAAGATAATTGGTTGTCGTTTATGCAATATTCAAAGAATTCTTATAACAATACTTTTTCGAAAGTGAAGAAGATTTTGGTGAGAAAAGAAGTTTTTCAATTAAATGATCCGAAAGATTATCAGTTTCATAAAACTTCATTAGAAATAAAGCCGCTTCCTTCTGGAATTTATGTTGCAGAATACCAAGTTCCCGGCGTAAAAAGTGATGAAAATGACGGTCAGAATTTTTATTTTTTAGTCTCAAATCATAAGATTATTTATCATAATAAAAGTGAAAAAAATCTGCTTTTAAATGAATTAAAATTAGTCAGTTCCGAAAACGGAAAACCTGTTTTTAATGAAAATCTTTCATTTTATGAATTTCTTCAGAATGAAACTTTAAATAAAGTTGAAGGAAAAACAGATGATAAAGGTATTTTTAAACTTCCTGCAACTGAAAATAAAGAATATTACCGAACGATTTTAGTGCAACAGCCGAAAACTAATGATTTCCAAATCTTGCAAATGTATGGCTACAACAATCGGGAAGAGTACAATCCGAATAAACAAACCAGAACCAAAGCTCAAATTTTCACAGACAGAGCAATTTACAGACCCGGACAAACGGTTTATTTTAAGGTGATCAATACAAAAATTGATAAAGAAATTGAGGGCGTTGCTTCGGGTTTAAAACAAAAAATTACTTTAAAAGATGCCAACAATCAGGAAGTTTCTGTTCAGAATTTTACGACCAATGAGTTTGGTTCTTATCACGGAAGTTTTATTTTACCAAAAGGAAAATTGAACGGAAATTTCACTCTTTCAACAGATGGTGGAACGGATGGTTATAAAAATTTTAATGTTGAAGAATACAAACGTCCGAAATTTGAAGTGACTTTTGAGCCTGTAAAAGATGAATATAAGTATGGAGAAATCATTGAGATAAAAGGTAAAGCAATGATGTTTTCGGGTGTCGCTCTAAGCAATACCAATGTAAATTATGAAATCAGAAAACAGAATATTCGCTGGAGATATTTTCCATGGTATCCGAATAATTACGAAAATGAAAACTCTATTCTTGGTGAAGCAAAAACCAATGAAAAAGGTGAATTCACTATCAAATTAGACCTGAAAAAAGATGACAAATTAGAGGGAATTCAGATTGATAATTATCAAATCAATGCTTCGGTTACCGATATTAATGGTGAAACACAGACTGCCAATACAGATTTAAAAGTAGCGTCGGTTTCTCATTACATCAAAACGGATAATCTCAATAATATTTTTGCGGGTGAAAATGTAAAATTGAAAGTTGAAACTAAAAATTACAACGAACAAAACCTTAAAAAATCATATCAGGTGAAATTATCAAAACTGGAAGCTCCGCAAAGAATTTTCAGAGATAATTTTAAAGATGAAGTTCAAAATTTACCGAAACTTTCAAAAGAAGAATTTATCAGCAAATTTCCACATGATTTATACGATAAAAATGATCAGTTAGAAAACTGGAAAGTATCATCTGTCATTCTCAATGGTGAAAAACGAAACACAGAATCTTTAGATCTTGGAAAGCTTGATTCGGGAGACTACAAACTGGAATTATACAATATTGAAGGTAAAGACACGATAAAATCGGTACAAAATTTTAAAGTTTGGGATAAAAAATTATTACAAAATGGTCAGAAAACTTTTCTTTCAGTTTTAGGTCCGAAAGATGATGTTTTGAGAGGTGAAAAAGCTAAAATGTATGCTTATTCATCAGTTCCGAATGCTATGGTGAATGTTTTTGTGCAGAACGGTTTAGGAAAAACAATTTCTGAAACTCATCAGTTTAAAAATGGAGTTTTAGAATATGAACTTGAAGTTCCGAGAGATAAAAATATAAATAGTTTGAATATTCAGTTTCAGTTGGTTGCATTTAATGATGTTCAGACTGAAACAGTTAGTTTAAAAATCAAAAACACAGAAGAAACTTTAAAAATTGAAACCATTACTTTCAGAGATAAAATTGAACCAAATTCGAAAGAAAAATGGTCAATTAAAGTTTTAGGAAATGAAAAAGAGAAAGTTAATGCAGAGGTTTTAGCGAATATGTATGATATGTCTTTGGATAAGTTTGCGGTGAATACTTTTGGTTGGGAAAAACTTTATATGCCGTATTCAATTATTAGCTCTTATGATATCAGAGAATATTTATCTCAGAAAAATTATCAGAGAAGAATGCAATATTTTAATGGAAAATATGTAGATGTTCCACAATTTAATTGGTTTGATCGCTTTAGTTTTCTAAATTCTTTGCAAGGTGAAGCTGCAGGACTTTCAGTGAATGATAGTGTTGCTCCAGCTCCAGCGATTGCGCATGAAAATAGAGTTGAAGAAGTTGTAGTTTTAGGGTATAACAAAACACAAACAAGAGCCAAAGATGCAACTGCATCTGAAACGACGGTTTATTCTGATGTAGAAGAACGTGATAAAGATGGAAATTTAATTAAAATTAATGGTCAATCAGTAAGAAATAGATTAGATGAAGTCCCAGTCCGTCAAAATCTCAACGAAACCGCATTTTTCTATCCCGATTTAAAAACAGATTCCGAAGGAAACGTCAACTTCGAATTTACCTCTCCCGAAGCTTTGACAAAATGGAAATTAATGTTCTTGGCTCATACAAAAGATGCAAGAGCAGCGACATTGGAAAAAGAAGTGGTGACCCAAAAAGAATTTTCAGTTACACCAAATTATCCAAGATTTTTGAGAGAAGGTGACGAACTGAATTTACAGTCAAAACTTTCTAATTTGACAAGCAAAAAGTTAAACGGTTCTGCGCAACTGCAAATTCTAGATGCTTTCACAAACGAAGATATTTCTGAGAAATTTGGTTTGAGTTCGTTGACTGCAGTTTCCGGTTATAATAAAGAACAATCTTTTTCATTAGATGAAAACGGAAACTCAGCATTGACTTGGAAGATAAAAGTTCCGAACAATGTTTCATCAATCATTTTAAAAGTGGTTGCGAAAGCTGGTCAATATTCAGATGGTGAACAAAAAGCAATTGCAATTTTGCCAAACAGAATGTTGGTAACAGATGCACTTCCGATTTTTGTGAAAGAAGGTGAAACAAAAACTTTTGAACTGGAAAATCTTAAAAATGCCACTTCGACAACGATTTCTAACGTTTCAAATACTTTGGAATTAACGACGAATCCGATATGGGAAATCATGTTTGCGCTTCCAAGTCTGAAAAATGATCAGAATAATTCTGCGGATGTGATTTTTAATAAATGGTTTGCTGATGTTTTGGCTTCGGAAATTTTTAAAGCAAATCCGAAGATTAAAACAATCTTCGAACAATATCAGGATGCAGGAATACTAAATTCAAATCTTGAAAAAAATCAGGAACTGAAACAATTATTATTGGATGAAACTCCGTGGATTTTAGAAAGTAGGAATGAAGTTGAACAAATGACGAAATTCGCTTTATTATTTGATGCAAATACGATGAAGAATTCAATCAATCAGGATTGGAATGATTTCAAAAAATTGCAAAATCCGGATGGTGGTTTCTCTTGGTATCAAGGTTATCCGAGTTCTTATGGAACGTCGCTCTATATTCTTAAAAACTTAGGAAAAATAAATGTTTGGTTAAAAGACAATGTGAAAGATTATCAGTCTTCAGAACAAAAAGAATTGGTGGCGAAGTTGGTTCAATATGTAGATAATGAGATCAATAAATATTCGGATGTTAAAGAAAAAAACATTTGGACAAATTGGACGCTTGATTATCTTGATACCCGAAATTATTGGGAAAAACAATATCCGTTAAAAGGAAATGGTGCAACTTTGAAATCTTTGGTAAAACAAAAAGCAAAGACGGCAAAAATTACAGATTTTACTTTTTTTGGCTTGCACAGAGCTGCTTTATTGATGAATGATTATAGTTTGAAAGATGTTTCAGATAAGTTATTGAACTATTTAAAAGAAACTTCTGTAGACTCCAAAACTCAAGGTGTTTATTGGAAACAGAATCTTGATGATTGGGGCTGGTTTAGTTCAAAAGTGGTGAATCATGCAGGAGCTTTGGAGGCTTTCAATAAATTAAAACCAAACGATCAGAAATTCATTGAAGACATGAAAATCTGGTTGATTACACAGAAGGAAGTTAATTCTTGGGGAAGCTCAAGAGGAACTTCGGAAGTGATCTTTACGATTTTAAATGCAGGAAAATCATGGATTTCTGCAGAAAGCGATAAAGCAACCATCGTTTGGGGTGGAAAAGAATTGAAACCGGAAACTCAAGCAACAGGTTATGTGAAATCTACAGTCAAAACGGATAATTTAGATAAAAACTTAGCAACAGTTACCGTTACAAAACCTGGCGCAGGAATTGTTCAAGGTGGATTATTCTGGCAATATTATGAGAATTTAGATAAAATAAAATCTTCTGAGAATTATATTTCGGTTACTAAAGAATTATACAAAAAAATAAAAACGGTAAATGGGGAAGAATTACAGAAAATTTCTTCTGAAACTCCTTTAAAAGTAGGGGATAAAGTTACCGTGAGAATGATTTTAAACACAGATCGTGCAATGGAATTTATTCACATTAAAGATATGCGAGCTGCAGGATTCGAGCCCTTAGATGTACTTTCTGGTTATCAATGGAAGAATAATTTAGGATATTACCAGTCGACAAAAGATGCGTCTACTAATTTCTATATTCAGTATATGCCGAAAGGGAAATATGTTTTTGAATATGATTATGTTGCGAATGCAGCCGGGAAATTCTCAAACGGAATTACTACCATACAAAACTATTATGCACCGCAGATGAATGCCCATACGAAAGGGACAAACGTGGAAATTGTGGAATAG
- the eco gene encoding serine protease inhibitor ecotin yields the protein MKFLKAISAVLMMFFIGNISAQKKTEKFEKLQIDMFPKAKEGFKQVYIQLPVAKNESDLKVEFFVGVEKLLDCNKHFLMGKVTTQDLQGWGYNYYEVESNGETGGTLMGCPDQKKTKKFVSLQPEIVRYNSKLPLVFYVPKDLEVRYRILRPDAAMKKAVQK from the coding sequence ATGAAATTTTTAAAAGCTATATCTGCCGTTTTAATGATGTTTTTTATCGGAAATATTTCAGCTCAAAAGAAAACAGAAAAATTTGAAAAACTTCAGATTGATATGTTCCCAAAAGCTAAAGAAGGATTTAAGCAGGTTTATATTCAATTGCCGGTTGCAAAAAATGAAAGCGATTTGAAAGTAGAATTTTTTGTAGGGGTTGAAAAATTACTAGATTGTAACAAACATTTTTTAATGGGAAAAGTTACTACCCAAGATTTACAAGGTTGGGGTTATAACTATTACGAAGTGGAATCCAACGGTGAAACGGGCGGAACTTTAATGGGGTGTCCGGATCAGAAAAAGACGAAGAAATTTGTTTCTCTGCAACCGGAAATTGTGAGATACAACAGCAAATTGCCTTTGGTTTTTTATGTTCCAAAAGATTTGGAAGTCCGTTACAGAATCTTGCGTCCCGATGCTGCAATGAAAAAAGCAGTTCAGAAATAG
- a CDS encoding DUF1569 domain-containing protein: MENVFDAKDAQNYINRINNLVEDTHGLWGRMTVDQMLAHCCITYEMVYEPEKHKKPGTIAKFILKTFVKSKVVGDKAYPRDSPTAPQFVITGRRNFDDEKKRLIGFIQKTQQLGASAFHEKESFSFGKLTSDEWNNMFAKHLNHHLSQFGV, encoded by the coding sequence ATGGAAAACGTATTTGATGCGAAAGACGCTCAGAATTATATCAATAGAATAAATAATTTAGTGGAAGATACACACGGTTTGTGGGGCAGAATGACGGTTGACCAGATGCTGGCGCATTGTTGCATCACTTACGAAATGGTGTATGAACCGGAAAAGCATAAAAAACCGGGAACTATCGCAAAATTTATCTTAAAGACATTTGTGAAGTCTAAAGTGGTTGGCGATAAAGCTTACCCTAGAGATTCTCCGACGGCACCGCAGTTTGTGATCACAGGAAGAAGAAATTTCGATGATGAGAAAAAAAGATTAATTGGTTTTATCCAAAAAACACAACAATTGGGAGCGTCGGCTTTTCATGAGAAAGAATCTTTTTCTTTTGGTAAACTAACTTCTGATGAGTGGAACAATATGTTTGCAAAACATTTGAATCACCATTTATCTCAGTTTGGAGTTTAG
- a CDS encoding VOC family protein produces the protein MKLGAFSISLSVKDLAKSKDFYEKLGFTQMGGSMESNYLIMKNGSTLIGLFQAMFDGNMLTFNPGWDENAQNLEAFDDVREIQRHLKEHQIALEKEADETTSGPEHIFLKDPDGNMILIDQHR, from the coding sequence ATGAAATTAGGAGCATTCTCCATCAGCTTAAGCGTAAAAGATTTAGCAAAGTCTAAAGATTTTTACGAAAAACTAGGCTTCACCCAAATGGGCGGAAGTATGGAAAGCAATTATTTGATCATGAAAAACGGAAGTACATTGATTGGACTTTTCCAGGCAATGTTTGACGGAAATATGCTGACCTTCAATCCGGGTTGGGACGAGAACGCTCAAAATCTTGAGGCCTTTGATGATGTAAGAGAAATTCAGAGACATCTGAAAGAACATCAGATTGCATTAGAAAAAGAAGCCGACGAAACAACTTCCGGTCCCGAACATATTTTCCTGAAAGATCCTGACGGAAATATGATTTTGATAGACCAACATAGATAG
- a CDS encoding VOC family protein: protein MATVNVYLTFNGNCRQAFEFYKSVFGGEFPYIGTFGEMPPQEGKEMPEEEKDKIMHVTLPISKETVLMGSDTGGEWASSLKVGNNFSVSINADSKEEADKLFNGLSQGGQVTMPLSDTFWGAYFGMFTDQFGINWMVNYDDPAKMQQHP from the coding sequence ATGGCAACAGTAAACGTTTATCTTACATTTAACGGAAATTGCAGACAGGCATTTGAATTTTACAAATCAGTCTTCGGTGGTGAATTTCCATACATCGGAACTTTTGGTGAAATGCCTCCGCAGGAAGGAAAAGAAATGCCTGAAGAAGAAAAAGACAAAATTATGCACGTTACCCTTCCGATTTCTAAAGAAACAGTATTGATGGGAAGCGACACTGGCGGAGAATGGGCTTCAAGTCTGAAAGTGGGAAACAATTTTTCAGTTTCGATCAATGCAGATTCTAAAGAAGAAGCAGATAAATTATTCAACGGTTTATCTCAAGGCGGACAAGTTACCATGCCTCTTTCGGATACTTTCTGGGGTGCTTATTTTGGAATGTTCACCGATCAGTTTGGCATCAATTGGATGGTCAATTATGATGACCCTGCAAAAATGCAGCAACACCCCTAG
- a CDS encoding alpha/beta hydrolase: MKIYVVSGLGADFKVLEKLKFPEQHEIVFIDWMIPELDESFADYVNRMAEKIDTTEPFYLLGYSFGGIMVQELNKLKPAEKVVIMGSIKSDKEKSRLIKMGEVTKIPKYLPIRLFNDQTSVFYTRLRKFFDPKNPKVIEYFQVRDPYYLKWSVERISEWKFEENPNVIQILGDRDIVFPIKNSKPNYVIKGGTHLFPATKYKEVSTLLNEIFI; encoded by the coding sequence ATGAAAATATATGTAGTAAGTGGCTTGGGTGCAGATTTTAAGGTTTTAGAAAAACTAAAATTCCCCGAACAGCATGAAATCGTCTTCATTGATTGGATGATTCCTGAGTTGGATGAAAGTTTTGCAGATTACGTCAACAGAATGGCTGAGAAAATAGATACTACCGAACCGTTCTACTTATTGGGATATTCATTTGGCGGAATCATGGTGCAGGAGTTGAATAAATTGAAGCCTGCCGAAAAAGTAGTCATTATGGGAAGTATAAAATCTGATAAAGAAAAATCCCGATTGATAAAAATGGGTGAGGTTACAAAAATTCCAAAATATTTACCGATTCGTCTTTTCAATGATCAGACCTCTGTTTTTTATACGAGATTAAGAAAGTTTTTTGATCCGAAAAACCCGAAAGTTATTGAATATTTTCAGGTGAGAGATCCATATTATCTGAAATGGTCTGTCGAAAGAATTTCAGAGTGGAAATTTGAAGAAAACCCAAATGTTATTCAGATTTTGGGAGATCGGGATATTGTTTTTCCGATTAAAAATTCAAAACCCAATTATGTCATCAAAGGCGGAACCCATCTTTTTCCCGCAACCAAATATAAAGAAGTTTCAACGCTGTTGAATGAAATTTTCATTTAA
- a CDS encoding ammonium transporter — translation MKVGLKWKVSFIIISLVAIGGLFWKPSVDFPNTGDFLGEESIVGSDVAWILAAAGLVLLMTPGLSFFYGGMVGKKNMISTMLQSFIALGVISILWIVVGFSLSFGDSIGFEIEGEHYGIIGNPFTYPFFNHVSVYPHKTMASTIPFILFALFQMKFAVITPALITGSFAERVRFISYLVFMVLFSLFIYTPLCHMVWHPEGLLNKFFGVKDFAGGTVVHMSAGFAALAGAIVLGRRKNPHHEPSNIPYVILGTGMLWFGWFGFNAGSALSANATAAIAFGTTTIASASAMMTWIFFDRINGRKVSALGACIGAVVGLVAITPACGFVSIQESLFIGFAAAIVSNLMMNWKALKKIDDTLDVFACHGVGGIMGMILTAIFAHGENASLLHGGIGVFIHHMIALVLVSVFTFFGSLLLYKITNRIITLRVSEESENIGLDMSQHEESLKW, via the coding sequence ATGAAAGTTGGTTTAAAATGGAAAGTTTCATTTATAATAATTTCTTTGGTAGCCATTGGCGGACTATTTTGGAAGCCCAGCGTTGATTTTCCGAACACCGGAGATTTTTTAGGCGAAGAAAGTATTGTTGGTTCAGATGTAGCATGGATTTTAGCTGCTGCCGGACTTGTTCTTCTCATGACTCCCGGGCTTTCATTTTTCTACGGCGGAATGGTGGGAAAGAAAAATATGATTTCTACGATGCTGCAGAGCTTTATTGCATTGGGAGTTATTTCTATTTTGTGGATTGTTGTCGGTTTCTCACTGTCTTTCGGAGATTCTATCGGTTTTGAAATCGAAGGCGAACATTACGGAATCATCGGAAATCCTTTTACTTATCCGTTTTTCAATCATGTGAGCGTTTATCCTCACAAAACAATGGCTTCTACGATTCCTTTCATCTTATTTGCATTGTTTCAAATGAAATTTGCGGTAATTACACCTGCTTTGATTACGGGTTCATTTGCGGAGAGAGTTCGATTTATTTCGTACCTGGTTTTCATGGTTTTGTTCAGTCTTTTCATCTATACGCCGCTCTGTCACATGGTTTGGCATCCTGAAGGGCTTTTAAATAAATTTTTCGGAGTTAAAGATTTTGCAGGTGGAACCGTGGTTCATATGAGTGCAGGTTTTGCAGCTTTGGCGGGTGCGATTGTTTTGGGACGAAGAAAAAATCCGCATCATGAACCTTCAAATATTCCATATGTCATTTTAGGAACAGGAATGCTTTGGTTTGGCTGGTTTGGTTTTAACGCAGGCTCGGCTTTAAGTGCCAATGCGACGGCAGCAATTGCTTTCGGAACGACAACGATTGCCTCTGCTTCCGCAATGATGACATGGATCTTTTTTGACAGAATCAACGGAAGGAAAGTTTCTGCTTTGGGAGCCTGTATCGGTGCTGTCGTAGGTTTGGTGGCCATTACTCCTGCTTGTGGCTTTGTTTCCATCCAAGAAAGTCTTTTTATAGGATTTGCGGCTGCGATCGTTTCTAATCTCATGATGAACTGGAAAGCATTAAAGAAAATCGACGATACTTTAGACGTTTTTGCCTGTCATGGAGTAGGAGGAATTATGGGAATGATTTTGACCGCAATCTTTGCTCACGGTGAAAATGCAAGTCTTCTTCACGGCGGAATCGGAGTTTTTATCCATCACATGATTGCTTTGGTTTTGGTTTCTGTATTCACATTTTTTGGGTCATTACTATTGTACAAAATAACCAACAGAATTATCACGCTCAGAGTTTCTGAGGAGTCAGAAAATATAGGATTGGATATGTCTCAGCATGAAGAAAGCCTGAAATGGTAG
- a CDS encoding L-serine ammonia-lyase translates to MESISVFEIIKVGIGPSSSHTMGPWNAASAFIRIIKRERSIAEVKEVFLEFFGSLAKTGIGHGTDIAGMLGLNGEDFKTINTSKIDEIVHHIKTSEILNLGGEKEIPFVYGHHLVLNMSKSLDFHPNGMIFKAIFEDGTELVQDFYSVGGGFIASQEKNSIEKQCVRTIYPCHHGSDIVKYCEKLGFDKMSDLILINEESWRTQEETRKEALNIWENIKECIYKGVNKEGILPGGLNVTRRAAGMNRKLLGEQIYKNKDEWFQQVVDAEENFTNINKWIACFALAVNEENASFGRIITAPTNGASGVIPAVLMYAQAFTPFTSDDDIVRFLLVAGEIGTLFKKNATISAAMGGCQAEIGVSSAMAAAGLTEISGGSVGQVLMAAEIAMEHHLGLTCDPIKGLVQIPCIERNTMGAIKAITAANIALESDPTKAKVSLDQVIQTMWETALSMNDRFKETSEGGLAIAVNVPEC, encoded by the coding sequence ATGGAATCTATATCGGTTTTTGAGATTATAAAAGTAGGAATTGGGCCTTCCAGCTCGCACACGATGGGACCTTGGAATGCTGCTTCGGCATTTATCAGAATTATAAAAAGAGAGAGGTCAATCGCTGAGGTGAAAGAAGTTTTTCTAGAATTCTTCGGTTCACTGGCAAAAACGGGAATCGGTCATGGTACTGATATCGCCGGAATGTTGGGTTTAAATGGTGAAGATTTTAAAACCATCAATACTTCAAAGATCGACGAAATAGTTCATCATATCAAAACGTCTGAGATTCTCAATTTAGGCGGGGAAAAAGAAATTCCTTTTGTTTACGGGCATCATTTGGTTCTGAATATGTCTAAATCCTTAGATTTTCATCCCAACGGAATGATTTTTAAGGCAATTTTTGAAGACGGTACAGAGCTCGTTCAGGATTTTTATTCTGTAGGCGGTGGATTTATCGCTAGCCAGGAAAAAAATTCGATTGAGAAACAGTGTGTTCGTACGATATATCCTTGTCATCACGGTTCAGATATCGTAAAATATTGCGAGAAATTAGGTTTTGATAAAATGTCAGATCTAATATTAATCAATGAAGAAAGCTGGAGAACACAGGAAGAGACAAGGAAAGAAGCTCTGAATATCTGGGAAAACATCAAAGAATGTATTTATAAAGGCGTCAATAAAGAAGGTATTTTGCCTGGTGGACTCAATGTTACTCGCCGTGCTGCAGGAATGAACCGGAAATTATTGGGCGAACAGATTTACAAAAATAAAGACGAATGGTTTCAGCAGGTTGTTGATGCCGAAGAAAACTTCACCAATATTAATAAATGGATTGCCTGTTTTGCATTGGCGGTGAATGAAGAGAACGCAAGTTTCGGACGTATCATCACGGCGCCAACCAATGGGGCGAGTGGAGTGATTCCTGCAGTTTTAATGTATGCGCAGGCGTTTACACCGTTTACAAGTGACGATGACATTGTGAGATTTTTATTGGTTGCAGGAGAAATCGGAACCTTATTTAAGAAAAATGCCACCATCTCAGCAGCGATGGGCGGCTGTCAGGCGGAGATAGGGGTGTCATCAGCGATGGCTGCGGCAGGTTTAACCGAAATATCAGGTGGAAGTGTCGGCCAGGTATTGATGGCAGCAGAGATTGCAATGGAACATCATTTAGGATTAACGTGTGATCCGATTAAAGGCTTGGTGCAGATTCCTTGTATTGAAAGAAATACAATGGGTGCAATAAAAGCAATTACTGCAGCGAATATTGCTCTTGAAAGTGATCCTACAAAAGCAAAGGTAAGTTTAGATCAGGTGATTCAGACCATGTGGGAAACTGCGTTGTCAATGAATGACCGTTTCAAGGAAACTTCTGAAGGCGGTTTGGCAATTGCGGTGAATGTTCCGGAGTGCTAA